Proteins from a single region of Salipiger sp. H15:
- a CDS encoding MBL fold metallo-hydrolase, with amino-acid sequence MLRPARDTMVLALTSLSGLAALPAEAQERRASHCIAIADAAPGIEYLHKAAWTDPVPEYAVRIQYLSHASFLIQTRGGLDAVTDFTGYIGNVPMIPDVVTMNHAHSSHWTANPDPAIPHILEGWGPFGEGIEHNLDLGEMLVRNVSTDIRSAYGGTEEKGNSIFVFEVEGLCIGHLGHLHHEPSDEQYAALGRIDVLMVPVDGGMTMPLEDMERVVERLRSSVILPMHWFSGASLERFIADVSDRFPVERRDGSELVVGLRDLPPRPTVIVLQPEWLSE; translated from the coding sequence ATGCTGCGCCCTGCCCGTGACACGATGGTCCTCGCCCTGACCAGCCTCTCCGGCCTTGCCGCCCTGCCCGCCGAGGCGCAGGAACGCCGCGCCTCCCATTGCATCGCCATCGCCGATGCCGCACCCGGGATCGAGTACCTGCACAAGGCCGCCTGGACCGATCCGGTGCCCGAATACGCGGTGCGGATCCAGTATCTCTCGCACGCCTCCTTCCTGATCCAGACGCGCGGCGGGCTCGATGCGGTCACCGATTTCACCGGCTACATCGGCAACGTCCCGATGATCCCCGACGTCGTGACGATGAACCACGCCCATTCCAGCCACTGGACCGCCAATCCAGACCCGGCGATTCCGCACATCCTCGAGGGCTGGGGGCCGTTCGGCGAGGGCATCGAGCACAACCTCGACCTTGGCGAGATGCTGGTGCGCAACGTCTCGACCGACATCCGCTCGGCCTATGGCGGCACCGAGGAGAAGGGCAACTCGATCTTCGTCTTCGAGGTCGAAGGGCTCTGCATCGGCCATCTCGGCCACCTGCACCACGAACCCAGCGATGAACAATACGCCGCGCTCGGCCGGATCGACGTGCTGATGGTGCCGGTGGACGGCGGCATGACCATGCCGCTCGAGGACATGGAGCGCGTGGTCGAGCGCCTGCGCAGCTCGGTGATCCTGCCGATGCACTGGTTCTCGGGCGCCTCGCTCGAGCGCTTCATCGCGGATGTCTCGGACCGGTTCCCGGTCGAGCGCCGCGACGGCTCGGAACTGGTGGTCGGGCTGCGCGACCTGCCGCCCCGGCCGACGGTCATCGTGCTGCAACCCGAATGGCTGAGCGAGTGA
- the coxB gene encoding cytochrome c oxidase subunit II has product MRKLSKLTGLATGALTAALAVPALAQDSLELVGHPHAGGTGFQPASTELARDLQWLDGMLLVIITAICIFVIALLAYAVLRFNRKSNPTPKSFTHNSPLEIAWTLGPIVILVVIGAFSLPVLFKQQEIPEGDVVIKVTGYQWYWGYEYVGTDLAYEGYMIGAPATGGENRFSTDVSTQLHEAGYSDSEFLLATDTAVVVPVGKTIVMQVTGADVIHSWTIPAFGVKQDAVPGRIAELWFKPEREGVFFGQCSELCGISHAYMPITVKVVSQEAYDAWLAASQNDGGYVDVRQFLAAS; this is encoded by the coding sequence ATGCGTAAACTATCGAAGCTGACGGGCCTCGCCACCGGCGCACTGACGGCAGCCCTTGCCGTCCCGGCCCTGGCGCAGGACTCGCTGGAGCTGGTGGGCCACCCGCACGCAGGCGGCACGGGCTTCCAGCCCGCCTCGACCGAGCTCGCGCGCGACCTTCAATGGCTGGACGGGATGCTGCTCGTCATCATCACCGCGATCTGCATCTTCGTTATCGCGCTGCTGGCCTATGCCGTGCTGCGCTTCAACAGGAAGTCCAACCCGACCCCGAAGAGCTTCACCCACAACTCGCCGCTCGAGATCGCCTGGACGCTGGGTCCGATCGTGATCCTCGTGGTGATCGGCGCCTTCTCCCTGCCGGTGCTGTTCAAGCAGCAGGAGATCCCCGAGGGCGACGTGGTGATCAAGGTCACCGGCTACCAGTGGTACTGGGGCTATGAATATGTCGGCACCGACCTCGCCTACGAGGGCTACATGATCGGCGCCCCGGCGACCGGCGGCGAGAACCGCTTCAGCACCGACGTGTCGACCCAGTTGCACGAGGCCGGCTACAGCGACAGCGAGTTCCTGCTTGCCACCGACACCGCCGTGGTCGTGCCCGTCGGCAAGACCATCGTGATGCAGGTGACCGGCGCCGACGTGATCCACTCCTGGACCATCCCGGCCTTCGGCGTGAAGCAGGACGCCGTTCCGGGCCGCATCGCCGAGCTGTGGTTCAAGCCCGAGCGCGAGGGCGTGTTCTTCGGCCAGTGCTCGGAACTCTGCGGCATCAGCCACGCCTACATGCCGATCACCGTCAAGGTGGTCAGCCAGGAGGCCTATGACGCCTGGCTCGCCGCCTCGCAGAACGACGGCGGCTACGTCGACGTGCGCCAGTTCCTGGCCGCGTCCTAA
- a CDS encoding SURF1 family protein, with amino-acid sequence MTRYLAPLLFGLIGAAILISLGSWQLRRLEWKEAVLAEIDARIAGPAQPLPRMIAPEEQRYQPVALQGEILPGEIRVLVSQKGVGAGYRIIAPFRVEGDPEGPRLILLDRGFTPDAEKDAARSTGTVTVTGNLHWPDDRNSSTPENDLKANIWFARDIGAMAETLQTEPLLVVAREVTPADPTLQPLPVSASGIPNDHLQYAITWFSLAVVWLIMTGYYIRRQSKTGKA; translated from the coding sequence TTGACCCGTTACCTCGCCCCCCTCCTCTTCGGCCTGATCGGCGCCGCGATCCTGATCTCGCTGGGCAGCTGGCAGCTGCGCCGGCTCGAGTGGAAGGAAGCGGTGCTGGCCGAGATCGACGCGCGCATCGCCGGTCCCGCGCAGCCCCTGCCCCGGATGATCGCGCCCGAGGAGCAGCGCTACCAGCCGGTGGCCCTGCAGGGAGAGATCCTGCCCGGCGAGATCCGCGTGCTGGTCAGCCAGAAGGGTGTCGGCGCGGGCTACCGGATCATCGCGCCCTTCCGGGTCGAAGGTGACCCCGAGGGGCCGCGGCTCATCCTGCTCGACCGCGGCTTCACCCCGGACGCGGAGAAGGACGCCGCGCGCAGCACCGGGACGGTCACCGTCACCGGCAACCTGCACTGGCCCGACGACCGCAACAGCTCGACGCCCGAGAATGATCTCAAGGCGAACATCTGGTTCGCCCGCGACATCGGCGCCATGGCCGAGACGCTGCAGACCGAGCCGCTGCTCGTCGTCGCGCGTGAGGTCACCCCCGCCGACCCGACCCTCCAGCCGCTGCCGGTCAGCGCCAGCGGCATTCCCAACGATCACCTGCAATACGCCATCACCTGGTTCTCGCTGGCGGTGGTGTGGCTGATCATGACCGGCTATTACATCCGCCGGCAGTCCAAGACAGGAAAGGCCTGA
- the gph gene encoding phosphoglycolate phosphatase (PGP is an essential enzyme in the glycolate salvage pathway in higher organisms (photorespiration in plants). Phosphoglycolate results from the oxidase activity of RubisCO in the Calvin cycle when concentrations of carbon dioxide are low relative to oxygen. This enzyme is a member of the Haloacid Dehalogenase (HAD) superfamily of aspartate-nucleophile hydrolase enzymes (PF00702).) has protein sequence MLKSVVFDLDGTLIDSAPDLHRAANVVLRSEGLPEITFEQARSFIGKGAPVLIARVVEAVGLDRDPNAHSRLLGKFMREYEREPALTVLYPGVMDALARLELLGCAMGLCTNKPEAPTQIALGHFGLDRHLRAVASGDSLPVKKPDPAPLIQVMHDLGGPGLYVGDSEVDAETAERAGLPFALFTEGYRKTPVEEMTHAYAFDHWDQLPGIVAHHFGALEA, from the coding sequence ATGCTGAAATCCGTCGTTTTCGATCTCGACGGCACGCTGATCGACAGCGCGCCCGACCTGCACCGCGCCGCCAATGTCGTGCTGCGCAGCGAGGGCCTGCCCGAGATCACCTTCGAACAGGCCCGCAGCTTCATCGGCAAGGGCGCCCCGGTGCTGATCGCCCGTGTCGTCGAGGCGGTCGGGCTGGATCGCGACCCGAACGCCCATTCCCGGCTGCTCGGCAAGTTCATGCGCGAATACGAGCGCGAGCCCGCGCTCACCGTGCTCTACCCCGGCGTGATGGACGCGCTGGCCCGGCTCGAGCTTCTCGGCTGCGCCATGGGGCTCTGCACCAACAAGCCCGAGGCGCCGACGCAGATCGCGCTCGGCCATTTCGGGCTCGACCGGCACCTGCGCGCCGTCGCCAGCGGCGACAGCCTGCCGGTGAAGAAGCCCGACCCCGCCCCGCTCATCCAGGTGATGCACGATCTCGGCGGGCCGGGGCTCTACGTCGGTGACAGCGAGGTGGACGCCGAGACCGCCGAGCGCGCCGGCCTGCCCTTCGCGCTCTTCACCGAGGGCTATCGCAAGACCCCGGTGGAGGAGATGACCCACGCCTATGCCTTCGACCACTGGGACCAGCTTCCCGGCATCGTGGCGCATCACTTCGGCGCGCTCGAGGCATGA
- the cyoE gene encoding heme o synthase, protein MSDLTTNTAAQTARASEYDAQFGDYFALLKPRVMTLVVFTAFVGLLAAPVPVHPFVGFCAILFIAVGGGASGALNMWWDADIDAVMKRTAKRPIPSGRVQPGEALALGLALSGFSCVFLALATNALAGGLLAFTIFFYVVIYTMWLKRSTPQNIVIGGAAGAFPPMIGWAAATGSVSVEAVLMFCLTFMWTPPHFWALALFMRSDYDDARVPMLTVTHGRRSTRKHILVYTILLAALAIGTGFTSVGGPIYLAVALVLNALFLKGAWNIFRRDEVMSEADNFKTEKGFFKLSLLYLFAHFGAILVEAGLARFGIDLLGGF, encoded by the coding sequence ATGAGCGACCTCACCACCAACACGGCAGCACAGACGGCCCGCGCGTCCGAGTACGACGCGCAGTTCGGCGACTATTTCGCCCTGCTCAAGCCGCGCGTCATGACCCTGGTGGTCTTCACCGCCTTCGTCGGCCTGCTGGCCGCGCCGGTCCCGGTTCACCCCTTCGTCGGCTTCTGCGCGATCCTCTTCATCGCCGTGGGCGGCGGCGCCTCGGGCGCGCTGAACATGTGGTGGGACGCCGACATCGACGCGGTGATGAAGCGCACCGCCAAGCGCCCGATCCCCTCGGGCCGCGTGCAGCCGGGCGAGGCGCTGGCCCTCGGCCTCGCGCTCTCGGGCTTCTCCTGCGTCTTCCTCGCCCTTGCCACCAACGCGCTGGCGGGCGGGCTGCTGGCCTTCACCATCTTCTTCTACGTGGTGATCTACACCATGTGGCTGAAGCGCTCGACGCCGCAGAACATCGTCATCGGCGGCGCCGCCGGCGCCTTCCCCCCGATGATCGGCTGGGCCGCCGCGACCGGATCGGTCAGCGTCGAGGCCGTGCTGATGTTCTGCCTGACCTTCATGTGGACGCCGCCGCATTTCTGGGCGCTGGCGCTCTTCATGCGCTCGGACTACGACGATGCGCGCGTGCCGATGCTGACCGTGACCCACGGCCGCCGCTCGACCCGCAAGCACATCCTCGTCTACACCATCCTGCTGGCGGCGCTGGCCATCGGCACCGGCTTCACCTCGGTGGGCGGTCCGATCTACCTGGCCGTGGCGCTGGTGCTGAACGCGCTCTTCCTCAAGGGCGCCTGGAACATCTTCCGCCGTGACGAGGTCATGTCGGAAGCCGACAACTTCAAGACCGAGAAGGGCTTCTTCAAGCTCTCGCTGCTCTACCTCTTCGCGCATTTCGGCGCGATCCTGGTCGAGGCGGGACTGGCGCGCTTCGGCATCGACCTGCTGGGAGGCTTCTGA
- a CDS encoding pitrilysin family protein: MTVQLTTLKNGFRVVSENVPGLQSASLGIWVTAGGRNERIEQNGIAHFLEHMAFKGTKTRSALQIAEAIEDVGGYINAYTSREVTAYYARVLENDTRLAMDVIGDILLNPIFEPKEIETERHVILQEIGQALDTPDDVIFDWLQEKAYTGQALGRTILGEAANVKSFDRDDLATFVAEHYGPGQMILSAAGAVDHEALVAQAEGLFGMMVPRLAPVAEDARFTGGEFRRVKSLEQAHLALAFEGPGYRDPNFYTAQIYSIALGGGMSSRLFQEIREKRGLCYTIFAQTGAYAETGLATVYAGTSGEEVGELARLTIDEMKRAAEDMSPEEVARARAQMKAGLLMGLESSSSRAERMARMVQIWGEVPPIEETVEKIDNVTTGDVRDFAEKIAAEAPAALALYGPVKSAPGLDELQAQRAA; this comes from the coding sequence GTGACCGTGCAACTCACCACCCTGAAGAACGGCTTCCGCGTCGTCTCCGAAAACGTGCCCGGCCTGCAGTCGGCCTCGCTCGGCATCTGGGTCACCGCCGGTGGCCGCAACGAGCGGATCGAGCAGAACGGCATCGCGCATTTCCTCGAGCACATGGCCTTCAAGGGCACCAAGACGCGCAGCGCGCTGCAGATCGCCGAGGCGATCGAGGACGTGGGCGGCTACATCAACGCCTATACCTCGCGCGAGGTGACGGCCTATTACGCCCGCGTGCTCGAGAACGACACCCGGCTCGCCATGGACGTGATCGGGGACATCCTGCTCAACCCGATCTTCGAGCCCAAGGAGATCGAGACCGAGCGTCACGTGATCCTGCAGGAGATCGGCCAGGCGCTCGACACGCCCGACGACGTGATCTTCGACTGGCTGCAGGAAAAGGCCTACACCGGCCAGGCGCTGGGGCGGACCATCCTCGGCGAGGCGGCCAACGTGAAGTCCTTCGACCGCGACGATCTCGCGACCTTCGTGGCCGAACATTACGGGCCGGGCCAGATGATCCTCTCCGCCGCCGGCGCGGTGGATCACGAGGCGCTGGTGGCGCAGGCCGAGGGGCTCTTCGGCATGATGGTGCCGCGCCTTGCCCCGGTGGCCGAGGACGCGCGCTTCACCGGCGGCGAGTTCCGCCGGGTGAAATCGCTCGAGCAGGCGCATCTCGCGCTGGCCTTCGAGGGACCGGGCTACCGCGATCCCAACTTCTACACCGCGCAGATCTACTCGATCGCGCTTGGCGGCGGCATGTCCTCGCGCCTGTTCCAGGAGATCCGCGAGAAGCGCGGCCTCTGCTACACGATCTTTGCCCAGACCGGCGCCTATGCCGAGACCGGGCTGGCCACCGTATATGCCGGCACCTCCGGCGAGGAAGTGGGCGAGCTTGCGCGGCTGACCATCGACGAGATGAAGCGCGCCGCCGAGGACATGTCCCCCGAGGAGGTCGCCCGCGCCCGGGCGCAGATGAAGGCCGGGCTGCTGATGGGGCTGGAAAGCTCGTCCTCCCGCGCCGAGCGCATGGCGCGCATGGTGCAGATCTGGGGCGAGGTGCCGCCGATCGAGGAGACGGTCGAGAAGATCGACAACGTCACCACCGGCGACGTGCGCGACTTTGCCGAGAAGATCGCCGCCGAGGCCCCGGCCGCGCTGGCGCTCTACGGCCCGGTCAAGAGCGCGCCCGGGCTCGACGAGCTGCAGGCACAGCGGGCCGCCTGA
- the thrC gene encoding threonine synthase, which translates to MRYISTRGKAPALSFEEAMLSGLARDGGLYVPETVPVMTPGDIRALSGLSYEETAFRVMRPFVAGSFSDETFGDLISKAYAGFGHNARAPMVQLAPNHFLLELFHGPTLAFKDFAMQLIGQLFQEALTRRGERVTIVGATSGDTGSAAIEAFKGLDAVDVFILFPHGRVSEVQRRQMTTPPEANVHALALDGHFDDCQAKLKDMFNDFTFRDEVRLAGVNSINWARVLAQVVYYFSSAVSLGAPDRKVSFTVPTGNFGDIFAGYIAKKMGLPIDRLVVATNQNDILHRCLSTGDYRTSEVHPSISPSMDIQVSSNFERALFDAYGRDGAAVAQLMDELKAGGFNVSQGALQALREHFESGRASEEDTLATIAKAQQTMGELLCPHSAIGVKVADEHRTASVPMITLATAHPAKFPDAVEKASGIRPPLPARMADLFDRPERVTRVPNDLAALETLIRERITK; encoded by the coding sequence ATCCGCTACATCTCGACCCGCGGCAAAGCCCCGGCGCTCAGCTTCGAGGAGGCCATGCTCTCGGGCCTCGCCCGTGACGGCGGCCTCTACGTGCCCGAGACCGTGCCGGTGATGACCCCCGGCGACATCCGCGCGCTGAGCGGGCTCAGCTACGAGGAGACCGCCTTCCGCGTCATGCGGCCCTTCGTGGCGGGCAGCTTCAGCGACGAGACCTTTGGCGACCTCATCTCCAAGGCCTATGCCGGTTTCGGCCACAACGCCCGCGCGCCGATGGTGCAGCTGGCGCCGAACCACTTCCTGCTGGAGCTCTTCCACGGCCCGACGCTGGCGTTCAAGGACTTCGCCATGCAGCTCATCGGCCAGCTCTTCCAGGAGGCGCTGACCCGCCGCGGCGAGCGGGTGACCATCGTCGGCGCCACCTCGGGTGACACCGGCTCGGCCGCGATCGAGGCCTTCAAGGGGCTCGACGCGGTGGATGTCTTCATCCTCTTCCCGCATGGCCGCGTCTCGGAGGTGCAGCGCCGCCAGATGACCACGCCACCCGAGGCGAACGTGCACGCGCTGGCGCTCGACGGGCATTTCGACGACTGCCAGGCCAAGCTCAAGGACATGTTCAACGACTTCACCTTCCGCGACGAGGTGCGGCTGGCGGGCGTGAACTCGATCAACTGGGCGCGGGTGCTGGCGCAGGTGGTCTACTACTTCTCCTCCGCCGTGTCGCTGGGCGCGCCGGACCGCAAGGTCAGCTTCACCGTGCCGACCGGCAACTTCGGCGACATCTTCGCGGGCTACATCGCCAAGAAGATGGGCCTGCCGATCGACCGGCTGGTGGTGGCGACGAACCAGAACGACATCCTGCACCGCTGCCTCTCGACCGGCGACTACCGCACGTCCGAGGTGCACCCCTCGATCAGCCCGTCGATGGACATCCAGGTCAGCTCGAACTTCGAGCGCGCGCTCTTCGACGCCTACGGGCGCGACGGCGCGGCCGTGGCGCAGCTGATGGACGAGCTGAAGGCCGGCGGGTTCAACGTGAGCCAGGGCGCGCTGCAGGCACTGCGCGAGCATTTCGAGAGCGGCCGCGCCTCGGAAGAAGACACCCTCGCCACCATCGCCAAGGCGCAGCAGACCATGGGCGAGCTGCTCTGCCCGCATTCCGCCATCGGCGTGAAGGTGGCGGACGAGCACCGCACCGCCTCCGTGCCGATGATCACCCTTGCCACCGCGCATCCGGCGAAGTTCCCCGACGCCGTGGAAAAGGCCAGCGGCATCCGCCCGCCCCTGCCCGCGCGCATGGCAGACCTCTTCGACCGCCCCGAGCGTGTCACCCGTGTGCCCAACGATCTTGCGGCACTCGAAACCCTTATCCGGGAGCGTATCACCAAGTGA
- a CDS encoding cytochrome c oxidase assembly protein, producing MATKGTTKTLWSLIGVVVFMGAMAWASVPFYNWFCRVTGYGGTTNVATGEASQILDRTIKIRFDASKDRGFPWEFKPLQTEMTLRIGEDGLAFYEAYNPTNRPIAGQAAYNVAPYDAGAYFSKIECFCFTEQVLMPGERVQMPVSFYVDPEIVNDPDAKFAKHITLSYTFYEIDLPEETQAALAKEEADTSSVN from the coding sequence ATGGCAACTAAGGGCACCACGAAGACTCTCTGGTCGCTGATCGGCGTGGTGGTCTTCATGGGCGCCATGGCCTGGGCCTCCGTGCCCTTCTACAACTGGTTCTGCCGGGTCACCGGCTATGGCGGCACGACCAACGTCGCCACCGGCGAGGCCTCGCAGATCCTCGACCGCACCATCAAGATCCGCTTTGACGCCTCGAAGGACCGCGGCTTCCCCTGGGAGTTCAAGCCGCTGCAGACCGAGATGACGCTGCGCATCGGCGAGGATGGCCTCGCCTTCTACGAGGCCTACAATCCCACCAACCGCCCCATCGCCGGGCAGGCCGCCTACAACGTGGCCCCCTATGACGCGGGCGCCTATTTCAGCAAGATCGAGTGCTTCTGCTTCACCGAGCAGGTGCTCATGCCCGGCGAGCGGGTGCAGATGCCGGTAAGCTTCTACGTCGACCCCGAGATCGTCAACGATCCCGACGCGAAGTTCGCCAAGCACATCACGCTCAGCTACACGTTCTACGAGATCGACCTGCCAGAGGAGACGCAGGCCGCTCTTGCCAAGGAAGAAGCGGACACGAGTTCCGTCAACTGA
- a CDS encoding GNAT family protein, with protein MLGRRRKFRLDSERLILRPPLHGDFNAWVALRLQSKDYLTPWEPSWAEDHLSRRAFTNRVYWAQRSISAGSAVPLFLVRREDSVLVGAITLDNIRRGPAQSGTLGYWTGQPFARHGYMREAIAALVHHAFTAMDLSRIEAACLPENVASRGLLESSGFKYEGVAQSYLQINGRWRTHVLYSALRLDRRGRTQVG; from the coding sequence ATGCTGGGACGGCGGCGGAAGTTCAGGCTCGACAGCGAGCGTCTGATCCTGCGCCCGCCGCTCCATGGCGATTTCAACGCCTGGGTCGCGCTGCGGTTGCAGAGCAAGGACTACCTCACGCCCTGGGAGCCTTCCTGGGCGGAGGACCACCTCTCGCGGCGCGCCTTCACCAACCGCGTCTACTGGGCGCAGCGCTCGATCAGCGCGGGTTCGGCGGTGCCGCTCTTCCTGGTGCGGCGCGAGGATTCGGTGCTGGTCGGGGCGATCACCCTCGACAACATCCGCCGCGGCCCGGCGCAGTCCGGCACGCTCGGCTACTGGACCGGCCAGCCCTTCGCCCGGCACGGCTACATGCGCGAGGCGATCGCGGCGCTGGTGCACCATGCCTTCACCGCGATGGATCTCAGCCGGATCGAGGCTGCCTGCCTGCCCGAGAACGTCGCGTCGCGCGGGCTCCTCGAAAGCTCGGGCTTCAAGTACGAGGGCGTGGCGCAGAGCTACCTGCAGATCAACGGCCGCTGGCGCACCCACGTGCTCTACAGCGCGCTGCGGCTCGACCGGCGCGGGCGCACGCAGGTCGGCTGA
- a CDS encoding cytochrome c oxidase subunit 3 — translation MAHAKNHDYHILPPSAWPLIGAASAFVMLFGAVLWMHDHGPWIFLAGFVGVLYTMFGWWSDVIAESRVGDHTPVVQIGLKYGFILFIMSEVMFFFAWFWSFFKHALYPMGPNSPAVDGVWPPAGIETFDPWHLPLINTLILLCSGAAVTWAHHALVHENNRQDMKWGLAIGIALGVLFTVFQAYEYSHAAFGFSGNIYGANFFMATGFHGTHVIIGTIFLFVCLLRLMRGDFTPTKHIGFEAAAWYWHFVDVVWLFLFASVYIWGG, via the coding sequence ATGGCGCATGCAAAGAACCACGACTACCACATTTTACCCCCGTCAGCCTGGCCGCTGATCGGCGCGGCCTCCGCCTTCGTCATGCTGTTCGGCGCGGTTCTGTGGATGCACGACCACGGGCCGTGGATCTTCCTCGCGGGCTTCGTCGGCGTGCTCTACACCATGTTCGGCTGGTGGTCGGACGTGATCGCCGAGAGCCGCGTGGGCGACCACACCCCGGTGGTGCAGATCGGCCTGAAATACGGCTTCATCCTGTTCATCATGTCCGAGGTGATGTTCTTCTTCGCCTGGTTCTGGTCGTTCTTCAAGCACGCGCTCTACCCGATGGGCCCGAACTCCCCGGCCGTCGACGGCGTCTGGCCGCCCGCCGGGATCGAGACCTTCGACCCCTGGCACCTGCCGCTGATCAACACGCTGATCCTGCTCTGCTCGGGCGCCGCCGTGACCTGGGCGCACCACGCGCTGGTGCACGAGAACAACCGCCAGGACATGAAGTGGGGCCTCGCCATCGGCATCGCGCTCGGCGTGCTCTTCACCGTGTTCCAGGCCTATGAGTACAGCCACGCGGCCTTCGGCTTCTCGGGCAACATCTACGGCGCCAACTTCTTCATGGCGACGGGCTTCCACGGCACCCACGTGATCATCGGCACGATCTTCCTCTTCGTCTGCCTGCTGCGGCTGATGAGGGGCGACTTCACGCCGACCAAGCACATCGGCTTCGAGGCCGCCGCCTGGTACTGGCACTTTGTCGACGTGGTGTGGCTCTTCCTCTTCGCCTCGGTCTACATCTGGGGCGGCTGA
- the tldD gene encoding metalloprotease TldD, whose product MSESPFRPFETALDLERTLGQLRNAVAGADDGELFLERRRGEALVLDDGRIRTASYDASEGFGLRAVRGEVAGYAHSTEISEQAIARAVETTRLAVGDGGGVLAPPPAGTNRRLYTDADPIAGHSFPVKLETLREIDAFARDLDPRVVQVTATIAASCQEVAILRPEGGLVTDVRPMTRVTVSVIVEENGLREQGAASGGGRYLLDGLLEPASWQAKAREALRIALVNLRAEDAPAGVMDIVLGPGWPGILLHEAVGHGLEGDFNRKGSSAFAGLMGQRVAAPGVTVVDDGTLPDRRGSISVDDEGTPSARNVLIEDGILVGYMQDRQNARLMGVEATGNGRRESYAHAPMPRMTNTIMLGGDADPADIVADLKDGIWAVGFGGGQVDITNGKFVFSCTEAYRVKNGKVGAPVKGATLIGDGATALQHVRALGNDMALDPGMGNCGKQGQWVPVGVGQPTVMIGGLTVGGAGS is encoded by the coding sequence ATGAGCGAAAGCCCTTTCCGGCCCTTTGAAACGGCCCTCGATCTGGAGCGCACACTGGGGCAACTGCGTAACGCTGTCGCGGGGGCGGATGACGGCGAGCTCTTCCTCGAAAGACGCCGCGGCGAGGCTCTGGTACTGGACGACGGCCGAATCAGGACCGCCAGCTATGACGCCTCCGAGGGGTTCGGCCTGCGCGCGGTGCGCGGCGAGGTGGCGGGCTACGCCCATTCCACCGAGATCTCCGAACAGGCCATCGCGCGTGCGGTCGAGACCACCCGGCTGGCGGTCGGCGACGGCGGCGGCGTGCTCGCCCCGCCGCCCGCGGGCACCAACCGCAGGCTCTACACCGACGCCGACCCGATCGCCGGGCACAGCTTCCCGGTGAAGCTCGAGACGCTGCGCGAGATCGACGCCTTTGCCCGCGACCTCGACCCGCGCGTGGTTCAGGTAACCGCGACCATCGCCGCCTCCTGCCAGGAGGTCGCGATCCTGCGCCCCGAGGGCGGGCTGGTCACCGACGTGCGCCCGATGACCCGCGTCACCGTGTCCGTCATCGTCGAGGAGAACGGCCTGCGCGAGCAGGGCGCGGCCTCGGGCGGCGGGCGCTACCTGCTCGACGGGCTGCTCGAGCCCGCCTCGTGGCAGGCGAAGGCGCGCGAGGCGCTGCGCATCGCGCTGGTCAACCTGCGCGCCGAGGACGCGCCCGCCGGGGTCATGGACATCGTGCTCGGGCCGGGCTGGCCGGGCATCCTGCTGCACGAGGCGGTGGGTCACGGGCTCGAGGGCGATTTCAACCGCAAGGGCAGCTCGGCCTTTGCCGGGCTCATGGGCCAGCGCGTCGCCGCGCCCGGGGTCACCGTGGTCGATGACGGCACCCTGCCGGACCGGCGCGGCTCGATCTCGGTCGACGACGAGGGCACGCCCTCGGCGCGCAACGTGCTGATCGAGGACGGCATCCTCGTGGGCTACATGCAGGACCGCCAGAACGCCCGGCTGATGGGCGTCGAGGCCACCGGCAACGGCCGCCGCGAGAGCTATGCCCACGCGCCGATGCCGCGGATGACCAACACCATCATGCTGGGCGGCGATGCCGACCCCGCTGACATCGTGGCGGATCTCAAGGACGGGATCTGGGCCGTCGGCTTCGGCGGCGGGCAGGTGGACATCACCAACGGCAAGTTCGTCTTCTCCTGCACCGAGGCCTACCGGGTGAAGAACGGCAAGGTCGGCGCGCCGGTGAAGGGCGCGACGCTGATCGGCGACGGCGCCACGGCGCTGCAGCACGTGCGGGCGCTCGGCAACGACATGGCGCTCGACCCGGGCATGGGCAACTGCGGCAAGCAGGGCCAATGGGTGCCGGTGGGCGTGGGCCAGCCGACGGTGATGATCGGCGGGCTTACGGTCGGCGGCGCGGGCAGCTGA